The Listeria monocytogenes genome window below encodes:
- a CDS encoding MucBP domain-containing protein has protein sequence MDERQNELAMRVILRGEIGEIYSTEPKEIQGYTLIKKPANATGKFMLEEQTINYIYQAKLDVKSDISSGNTSSTNNKLPLPLTGEQQSNLILGLGLLLVLFSSIWIYKNKEKKKN, from the coding sequence ATGGATGAACGGCAAAATGAATTAGCAATGAGGGTGATATTAAGAGGAGAAATCGGTGAAATATATTCTACGGAACCCAAGGAAATCCAAGGCTATACGCTCATAAAAAAACCAGCTAACGCAACTGGAAAATTTATGCTAGAAGAACAAACTATCAACTATATTTATCAAGCTAAACTAGACGTAAAATCGGATATTTCATCTGGAAATACATCAAGCACTAATAATAAGCTACCTCTCCCGCTAACAGGCGAGCAACAATCAAATTTGATTTTGGGATTAGGCTTACTGTTAGTATTATTTAGCAGCATTTGGATTTATAAAAATAAGGAAAAAAAGAAGAATTAA
- a CDS encoding DUF1254 domain-containing protein — protein MKKMLPESKVEAIRKEGYLNRAVEAYRFFYPTVSNVSNFKALHDLGITENHDFIIQLTTPDLNVLTQNSDTPYCLGTGNTENGPVVIELPPGAIVGVADDINFKFITNMGLTGDEQGKGAKYLYLPPNYEGDIPEGYIVRKPSSYRFLICLRAMVHQASDYEKAFALLKEVKFYPLKEEKANPVSTFHDFSHRKAISTPYFVEGKFDYWEVIKWALDNDETDPEYYQMYGLLKAIGLAPNKEFNPDPDKKALLIEAAEKADKMMFVNSFNTDDPAAIVWPGKNWEWAVYGENNDFYEKTYLNLPVRERWFYQATLETHMMFMHKVGFGSVYMLGVKDKEGNYLDGGKSYTLKVPTPVPTSIFWSVTVYEMDTRSEIVTEQFMPALNSIKDTFEVDADGNTTLYFGPNPPEDESLPWIQTVPDANWFTYFRIYGPTEPAFDNSWQLDDFEEVK, from the coding sequence ATGAAAAAAATGCTACCTGAGAGTAAAGTAGAGGCAATTAGAAAAGAGGGATATTTAAATAGGGCAGTGGAAGCTTACCGATTTTTCTATCCAACTGTATCTAACGTATCCAATTTTAAGGCTTTACATGATTTAGGAATTACGGAAAACCATGATTTTATTATTCAACTTACCACTCCTGATTTAAATGTATTGACACAAAATTCGGATACCCCGTATTGCCTTGGAACAGGAAACACCGAGAATGGTCCAGTTGTCATTGAGCTACCACCGGGCGCAATCGTTGGTGTAGCGGATGATATTAATTTTAAATTTATTACGAATATGGGATTAACAGGGGATGAACAAGGCAAAGGTGCTAAATATTTATACTTACCACCTAATTATGAAGGTGATATCCCAGAAGGCTACATAGTTCGAAAACCTTCTAGCTATCGTTTCCTCATTTGCTTACGAGCAATGGTCCATCAAGCCAGTGACTATGAAAAAGCATTTGCACTACTGAAAGAAGTAAAATTTTATCCATTAAAAGAAGAAAAGGCTAATCCAGTAAGTACATTTCATGATTTTTCGCACCGAAAAGCGATTTCGACACCATATTTTGTCGAAGGAAAATTTGACTACTGGGAAGTAATTAAATGGGCGCTTGATAATGATGAAACAGATCCAGAATATTATCAAATGTATGGCTTACTAAAAGCAATTGGTTTAGCACCAAATAAAGAATTTAATCCTGACCCAGATAAAAAAGCTTTATTAATAGAGGCAGCCGAGAAAGCAGACAAAATGATGTTTGTGAATTCCTTTAATACAGATGATCCAGCTGCTATTGTTTGGCCAGGAAAGAACTGGGAATGGGCTGTCTATGGTGAGAATAATGACTTCTATGAAAAAACGTATTTAAATCTTCCTGTAAGAGAGCGTTGGTTCTATCAAGCGACACTCGAAACACACATGATGTTTATGCATAAAGTTGGATTTGGTTCCGTTTATATGCTAGGGGTGAAAGATAAAGAAGGAAACTATCTGGATGGTGGAAAAAGTTATACATTAAAAGTGCCAACACCAGTACCAACGAGTATTTTCTGGTCGGTAACGGTTTATGAGATGGATACTCGTTCGGAGATTGTCACAGAACAATTTATGCCTGCACTTAACTCCATCAAAGATACGTTTGAAGTAGATGCTGACGGGAACACGACACTTTACTTTGGGCCTAATCCTCCAGAAGATGAGTCACTTCCATGGATCCAAACTGTTCCAGATGCAAATTGGTTCACGTATTTCCGTATTTACGGACCAACCGAACCAGCCTTTGACAACAGTTGGCAATTAGATGATTTTGAAGAAGTAAAATAA
- a CDS encoding MucBP domain-containing protein — protein sequence MKQRIYTIIIVGILIFQSLSAYPLIIEAVENESTKQNSNKSISLKQSPNKTILQAGDTYAKVFPDTALAQVIAKAATGSEDTNKIVTQADLNKITTLTANNKGITDLTGMDLLVKATTINLNNNRIIDISPLTLLPNLVKLYLSDNQVSTVPLNTENQLPKLTTLDIQNNATLTVIDIEDQPKLVNVYTSKPSGLTNLTKVIAKNNPELLNVGYLGVEGVYFGNITTLSEVEMVNLPKVKELKFEHSKIEKAVLDNLPAVTSIRLQNNSLHSESIIQNMPKLMTLNLLNNKLTDIDMLKGLPAVTSMDIGYNAISVLPSNLPTTMPNLKLLSAGSQSINLEKVVILDDLVIDNKISNIGAVVQPGSISDRGTYANNQITWSYKALENLNSVNYGFSEVINMPGVKGSFTGIVSQQVKTSTRPIINTDAEIRYPQRIEKNEAEFLRDIQAQTNDETPVTSNFESIVNLKKVGKYVVTISAVNTDGIEAISKEVVVYVDPVPAANITVKYEDTNKKKIAESIILTGFIGEDYYSSAKEIVGYTLTEKPANAEGGFSAEEQNVTYVYSKDIIPAANITIQYVGEDGSELAPSEILLGNMDDEYHSSAKEIAGYTLAEMPINAQGIFSAEEQTVTYVYSKDLVPAADIIVQYVDEVGNELVMSDILSGNIGESYTTTAKEIAGYGLIKIPNNEVGKFSEKAK from the coding sequence ATGAAACAAAGGATATATACTATCATCATAGTCGGGATACTAATTTTTCAATCGTTAAGTGCTTATCCTTTAATAATTGAAGCAGTAGAAAATGAAAGTACAAAGCAAAATTCAAATAAAAGCATTTCACTAAAACAAAGTCCCAATAAAACAATACTTCAAGCAGGAGATACATATGCAAAGGTCTTTCCAGATACGGCATTAGCTCAAGTTATTGCCAAAGCAGCAACCGGTTCTGAGGACACAAACAAGATAGTAACACAAGCAGATTTGAATAAAATCACTACCTTAACTGCAAACAACAAAGGCATTACGGATTTAACAGGAATGGATTTATTGGTTAAGGCAACAACTATCAACCTGAATAATAATCGAATAATAGATATTTCTCCCTTAACTCTATTACCTAATTTAGTGAAACTATATTTAAGTGATAATCAAGTTAGCACAGTGCCTTTAAATACAGAAAACCAATTACCTAAATTAACCACGCTTGATATCCAAAATAATGCTACGCTGACAGTTATTGATATAGAAGATCAGCCCAAATTGGTCAATGTATATACTTCCAAGCCTTCAGGATTAACTAATCTAACAAAAGTAATTGCTAAAAATAACCCAGAATTACTCAATGTGGGTTATCTTGGCGTAGAAGGTGTGTACTTTGGGAATATTACGACTTTATCGGAAGTGGAAATGGTAAATCTTCCTAAAGTAAAAGAATTAAAATTTGAACATAGTAAAATCGAAAAAGCTGTATTGGATAATCTACCAGCTGTTACATCAATAAGACTACAAAATAATAGTTTACACAGCGAGAGTATCATTCAAAATATGCCAAAACTAATGACTTTAAATTTATTAAATAACAAACTGACGGATATTGATATGCTTAAAGGGTTGCCTGCAGTAACTTCTATGGATATCGGGTACAATGCCATTAGTGTTTTACCAAGTAATCTTCCAACTACTATGCCTAACTTAAAACTATTATCCGCAGGGAGTCAGTCTATAAATTTAGAAAAAGTTGTTATTTTGGATGATTTGGTTATTGATAATAAAATTAGTAATATTGGTGCAGTAGTTCAACCAGGTTCTATTTCAGATAGAGGTACATACGCAAATAACCAGATAACTTGGTCATATAAAGCACTCGAAAATCTTAATTCAGTCAATTATGGGTTTTCTGAAGTAATTAATATGCCAGGGGTAAAAGGTTCTTTCACGGGAATCGTAAGTCAACAAGTTAAAACATCCACTAGACCAATAATTAATACAGATGCTGAAATTCGCTATCCCCAAAGAATTGAGAAAAACGAAGCAGAATTTTTAAGGGATATTCAAGCACAAACAAATGATGAAACGCCTGTTACAAGCAATTTTGAATCAATTGTTAATTTGAAAAAGGTTGGAAAATATGTAGTGACGATTAGCGCAGTGAATACCGATGGGATTGAAGCTATTTCTAAAGAGGTGGTTGTCTATGTTGATCCGGTACCCGCAGCAAATATAACGGTAAAATATGAAGATACAAATAAGAAAAAAATTGCAGAAAGTATTATTTTAACTGGATTTATCGGCGAGGATTATTACTCCAGTGCGAAAGAAATTGTAGGCTATACGTTAACGGAAAAACCAGCAAATGCAGAGGGGGGATTTAGCGCAGAAGAACAAAATGTGACGTATGTCTATTCAAAAGACATTATCCCAGCAGCAAATATTACGATACAATACGTGGGTGAAGACGGCAGTGAGCTGGCACCAAGCGAAATATTATTAGGAAATATGGATGATGAGTACCACTCCAGCGCGAAAGAAATTGCAGGTTATACTTTAGCGGAAATGCCGATAAATGCACAAGGTATATTTAGCGCGGAAGAACAAACGGTGACATATGTTTATTCAAAAGATCTTGTTCCAGCCGCAGATATTATAGTCCAATATGTGGATGAAGTTGGAAATGAACTAGTAATGAGCGATATTTTATCAGGAAATATTGGTGAGAGCTACACGACAACTGCAAAAGAAATTGCAGGTTACGGACTCATTAAAATCCCAAATAATGAAGTGGGCAAATTTAGCGAAAAAGCCAAATAG
- a CDS encoding XTP/dITP diphosphatase: protein MSKIIIATANKGKAKEFEKIFAKFNIEVATLADFPEIGEIEETGTTFAENAALKAETVASMLNQTVIADDSGLIVDALDGAPGVYSARYAGVAHDDAKNNEKLLKNLEGVESDKRTARFHCTLAVATPSEKTTFYTGEVEGVIAEQLCGTNGFGYDPLFFLPEFGLTMAEIPGEKKNEISHRANAIKQLEKDLAELVEKVTKK, encoded by the coding sequence ATGAGTAAAATTATTATCGCCACCGCAAACAAAGGAAAAGCAAAAGAATTCGAAAAAATCTTTGCGAAATTTAATATCGAAGTAGCAACCCTTGCCGATTTTCCGGAAATTGGTGAAATAGAAGAAACCGGAACAACCTTTGCAGAAAATGCCGCTCTTAAAGCAGAAACGGTCGCTAGCATGTTAAACCAAACCGTCATTGCTGATGATTCTGGTTTAATCGTAGACGCGCTTGACGGAGCTCCTGGCGTCTATTCCGCACGTTATGCAGGTGTCGCTCACGATGATGCCAAAAATAACGAAAAACTACTTAAAAACTTAGAAGGCGTTGAATCGGACAAAAGAACGGCTCGTTTCCACTGCACACTTGCTGTAGCCACACCTTCTGAGAAAACAACTTTTTATACAGGTGAAGTAGAGGGCGTTATCGCTGAACAACTGTGTGGAACAAATGGTTTCGGCTATGATCCATTATTCTTCTTACCAGAATTTGGTCTAACAATGGCAGAAATTCCAGGGGAGAAAAAGAATGAAATCAGCCACCGTGCTAATGCCATTAAACAACTAGAAAAAGATTTAGCAGAACTAGTAGAAAAAGTAACCAAAAAGTGA
- a CDS encoding YdeI/OmpD-associated family protein, with amino-acid sequence MGKTELNPKVDAFLSKPSTWQAEFKALREIAITFELEEEFKWGKPCYALNGSNVFLIHGFKNYCALLFMKGALLSDPENILVQQTENVQAARQIRFTNLQEILDQKEFLKAYIQNAIEVEKAGLEVELKPRAETPIPEELLAKFEEMPALQTAFEALTPGRQKAYLLYFAAPKQSKTRVSRIEKYEATILDGLGLND; translated from the coding sequence ATGGGAAAAACCGAATTAAATCCTAAAGTAGATGCGTTTCTAAGTAAACCATCTACTTGGCAAGCTGAATTCAAAGCATTAAGAGAAATAGCAATCACGTTTGAACTAGAAGAAGAATTCAAATGGGGGAAACCTTGCTATGCTTTGAATGGTAGTAATGTTTTCTTAATTCATGGTTTTAAAAACTATTGTGCGCTACTCTTTATGAAAGGCGCACTACTCAGTGATCCGGAAAATATTTTAGTGCAGCAAACAGAAAATGTGCAAGCTGCCAGGCAAATCCGCTTCACAAATTTACAGGAAATTCTTGATCAAAAAGAATTTCTAAAGGCGTATATTCAAAATGCAATTGAAGTAGAAAAAGCTGGATTAGAAGTGGAACTTAAACCAAGAGCAGAAACGCCTATTCCAGAAGAATTACTCGCTAAATTTGAAGAAATGCCTGCGCTACAAACAGCTTTTGAAGCCTTGACTCCTGGTCGTCAAAAAGCTTACTTGCTCTATTTTGCAGCTCCGAAACAATCGAAAACTCGCGTATCCCGCATTGAAAAATACGAAGCAACGATTTTAGATGGATTAGGATTAAACGATTAA
- the rph gene encoding ribonuclease PH produces the protein MRVDGRESNALRNVEVTPDYLMHPEGSVLIASGNTKVICSASVETKVPPFMRGEGRGWISAEYSMLPRATNTRNIRESSKGKVTGRTMEIQRLIGRALRAVVDLDALGERTIWLDCDVIQADGGTRTASITGAFIAMVMAIAKLDEAVPFAKFPVKDFLAATSVGVLEEGGTVLDLNYVEDSAAQVDMNIIMTGSGAFVELQGTGEEATFSETELAELIALGKKGISELIEIQKETLGDKVTARIKGE, from the coding sequence ATGAGAGTTGATGGAAGAGAAAGTAATGCATTACGAAATGTTGAAGTAACACCAGATTATTTAATGCATCCAGAAGGTTCTGTGCTAATTGCATCAGGAAATACAAAAGTTATCTGTTCTGCAAGTGTAGAAACAAAAGTGCCACCATTTATGCGAGGAGAAGGCCGCGGCTGGATTTCTGCAGAATACTCGATGTTACCTCGAGCAACAAACACTCGAAATATCCGCGAATCTTCAAAAGGTAAAGTTACTGGCAGAACAATGGAAATTCAGCGTTTAATCGGACGTGCGCTCCGTGCAGTTGTTGATTTAGATGCACTTGGCGAAAGAACGATTTGGCTCGATTGCGACGTTATCCAAGCAGATGGAGGTACCCGTACGGCTTCTATTACTGGCGCATTCATCGCCATGGTTATGGCAATTGCCAAACTAGACGAAGCAGTACCATTTGCTAAATTCCCAGTCAAAGATTTCCTAGCAGCAACGAGTGTAGGCGTTTTAGAAGAAGGCGGCACAGTGCTTGACCTTAACTACGTAGAAGACAGCGCAGCCCAAGTTGACATGAATATTATCATGACAGGCAGCGGTGCTTTTGTAGAACTTCAAGGAACTGGCGAAGAAGCTACATTCTCGGAAACAGAACTGGCTGAACTAATTGCTCTAGGTAAAAAAGGAATTAGCGAACTAATCGAAATCCAAAAAGAAACACTTGGAGACAAAGTCACAGCGCGGATTAAAGGAGAATAA
- a CDS encoding Imm51 family immunity protein — MENYVSIVKVENNLSVCFYNSSEKVVAIAKKMNEINEDAYMHGYNWEAFFNYYLPKYAPDVLEGMGSDPEAGMYVAYYTLSPETEARAEKLVQVITNLIENEELLYQIIENEGNNISWDN, encoded by the coding sequence ATGGAAAATTACGTATCAATAGTAAAAGTCGAAAACAATCTTTCCGTGTGCTTTTACAACAGCTCGGAGAAAGTAGTAGCAATTGCGAAGAAAATGAATGAAATTAACGAAGATGCTTATATGCATGGCTACAATTGGGAAGCATTTTTCAACTACTATTTACCTAAATATGCTCCAGATGTCTTAGAAGGAATGGGCTCTGATCCGGAAGCGGGAATGTATGTGGCGTATTACACGCTATCCCCTGAAACTGAGGCACGAGCAGAAAAACTTGTTCAAGTAATTACGAATCTCATCGAAAACGAAGAACTACTTTATCAAATAATTGAAAATGAAGGCAATAATATTAGTTGGGATAATTAA
- a CDS encoding ankyrin repeat domain-containing protein, translating into MFNENELYSVLLSNNFSKIDDFLTKYGIDSVDRDNRSLLMSAVVERKMSVIEYLIEKDSNLNLQDKNGMTALHLAAMHDYAEIVEYLISKEAMVDAEDNNGNTPLWRAAMELP; encoded by the coding sequence ATGTTTAATGAAAATGAGTTATATTCAGTACTACTAAGTAATAACTTTTCTAAGATTGACGATTTTCTAACTAAATATGGTATAGATAGTGTGGATCGAGATAATCGTTCTTTGTTAATGTCAGCAGTCGTTGAAAGAAAAATGAGCGTTATCGAATATTTAATTGAAAAAGATAGTAATTTGAATTTACAGGATAAAAATGGAATGACAGCATTGCATCTAGCTGCGATGCATGACTATGCTGAAATAGTTGAGTACTTGATTTCAAAGGAAGCAATGGTTGATGCAGAAGATAATAATGGGAATACTCCGTTATGGCGTGCAGCAATGGAGTTACCTTAA
- a CDS encoding histidine phosphatase family protein, giving the protein MKKTLYLMRHGQTLFNQRKKIQGFCDAPLTNLGIKQAKIAGSYFKENNITFDQAYSSTSERACDTLELITDKSYQRLKGLKEWNFGAFEGESEDLNPPLPYGDFFAAYGGEREVDFRDRIVATMERIMSQDNHATVLAVSHGAACAQFARYWEKTSKIGKVTGLKNCCILKFEYENGRFTLVNFINHDFENGAHMESGK; this is encoded by the coding sequence ATGAAAAAGACATTGTATTTAATGCGCCACGGTCAAACATTATTTAATCAACGTAAAAAAATTCAAGGTTTTTGCGATGCACCACTTACCAATCTCGGGATTAAACAAGCAAAAATCGCTGGGAGTTACTTTAAAGAAAATAATATAACATTCGATCAAGCTTACAGTTCCACATCAGAGCGCGCATGTGACACGTTAGAGCTGATTACGGACAAAAGCTATCAACGGTTGAAAGGTTTGAAAGAATGGAATTTTGGTGCTTTTGAAGGCGAGAGCGAAGACCTGAACCCACCACTACCATATGGAGATTTTTTTGCAGCGTATGGGGGAGAGCGGGAAGTAGATTTCAGAGATCGTATAGTAGCAACAATGGAACGTATCATGAGCCAAGATAACCATGCTACTGTCCTCGCCGTTTCCCACGGAGCAGCCTGTGCTCAATTTGCCAGGTATTGGGAAAAAACAAGCAAAATTGGCAAAGTAACAGGACTGAAAAATTGCTGCATTCTGAAGTTTGAATATGAAAACGGTAGATTTACTTTAGTTAATTTTATTAATCATGATTTTGAGAATGGAGCGCATATGGAAAGCGGTAAATAA
- a CDS encoding metallophosphoesterase yields MKLLVVSDSHSERDCLIHLKEKYENTVDAMIHCGDSELEADDPAIQGFHTVRGNCDFGGGFPNDWVGEVDGYRIFTTHGHLYNIKMTLMNLRYRARELNADFAFFGHSHELGVDMLDDTIILNPGSISLPRGRIRVKTYALIDSTPEGIQVRFMDRDDNELTDLTQTFPLTKHN; encoded by the coding sequence ATGAAATTATTAGTAGTTAGCGACAGCCACTCAGAACGTGACTGCTTAATCCATCTTAAAGAAAAATACGAAAATACAGTCGATGCGATGATCCATTGTGGGGATTCTGAATTAGAAGCTGACGATCCTGCGATTCAGGGATTTCATACTGTTCGAGGCAACTGTGACTTTGGCGGCGGTTTTCCAAATGATTGGGTGGGAGAAGTAGATGGCTACCGCATTTTCACCACACACGGACATCTCTATAACATCAAAATGACACTCATGAATTTACGATATCGCGCACGTGAACTAAACGCAGATTTTGCCTTTTTTGGTCACTCGCATGAATTAGGAGTAGACATGCTAGACGACACCATCATTTTAAACCCAGGAAGCATTTCCTTACCAAGAGGGCGCATCCGTGTCAAAACATACGCTCTTATCGATTCAACACCAGAAGGCATCCAAGTTCGATTCATGGACCGGGACGACAACGAACTAACAGACCTAACCCAAACCTTCCCATTAACGAAGCATAACTAG
- a CDS encoding VOC family protein has protein sequence MTLNVYLNFRTQSRDAIAFYEEIFGTKCTDLMTYGEIETSENPIEDSIKNLVMNASLVIDGVKVMFSDIPKSMPLTFGDNITFVIDTSDEIKLTKQFYQLAEDGNVVMPFAKTFWSEKFGEVIDKFGIGWKLNLS, from the coding sequence ATGACGTTAAATGTTTACTTGAATTTTAGAACACAATCCAGAGATGCTATCGCGTTTTATGAAGAAATTTTTGGAACAAAGTGTACAGATTTGATGACATATGGGGAAATCGAAACAAGTGAAAACCCTATAGAAGACTCGATAAAGAACTTAGTTATGAATGCCAGTTTAGTCATAGATGGGGTTAAAGTCATGTTTTCCGACATACCTAAGTCTATGCCACTTACATTTGGTGACAATATTACCTTTGTCATTGATACGTCCGACGAAATAAAACTAACGAAACAATTCTATCAGCTTGCAGAAGATGGTAATGTTGTTATGCCGTTTGCCAAAACATTCTGGTCAGAAAAATTTGGAGAGGTTATAGATAAGTTTGGTATCGGTTGGAAGCTCAATTTATCATGA
- the racE gene encoding glutamate racemase: MKQAIGFIDSGVGGLTVVREVLKQLPHEQVYYLGDTARCPYGPRDKEEVAKFTWEMTDFLVDRGIKMLVIACNTATAAALYDIREKLDIPVIGVIQPGSRAALKATRNNKIGVLGTLGTVESMAYPTALKGLNRRVEVDSLACPKFVSVVESGEYKSAIAKKVVAESLLPLKSTKIDTVILGCTHYPLLKPIIENFMGDGVAVINSGEETASEVSALLDYHNLLDATDEEIEHRFFTTGSTQIFKDIAKDWLNMPDMTVEHIKLGK; encoded by the coding sequence GTGAAACAAGCTATTGGCTTTATTGATTCGGGTGTAGGCGGTTTGACAGTAGTGCGAGAAGTGCTAAAACAGCTACCCCATGAACAAGTATATTATTTAGGTGATACCGCACGTTGCCCTTATGGACCACGCGACAAAGAAGAAGTAGCTAAGTTTACTTGGGAAATGACTGATTTTCTAGTAGATCGTGGCATCAAAATGCTTGTTATTGCATGTAATACCGCAACAGCAGCAGCATTATATGATATTCGTGAAAAATTGGATATTCCTGTGATTGGCGTTATCCAACCAGGTTCAAGAGCAGCACTCAAGGCAACCAGAAACAACAAAATTGGCGTATTAGGCACACTTGGTACAGTAGAAAGTATGGCCTATCCAACAGCGCTTAAAGGGCTTAACCGCCGAGTAGAAGTAGATTCACTTGCATGCCCCAAATTTGTATCTGTCGTAGAATCAGGTGAATACAAAAGTGCCATTGCTAAAAAAGTAGTAGCCGAATCTCTCTTACCACTGAAAAGTACCAAGATTGATACGGTGATTTTGGGTTGTACACATTACCCACTTTTAAAACCAATTATTGAGAACTTTATGGGAGATGGCGTTGCTGTTATTAACTCCGGAGAAGAAACTGCTAGTGAAGTTAGCGCGTTACTGGATTACCATAATTTATTAGATGCTACAGACGAAGAAATTGAGCACCGCTTTTTCACTACGGGCTCGACACAAATTTTTAAAGATATTGCAAAAGACTGGTTAAATATGCCAGATATGACTGTAGAACATATTAAATTAGGAAAATAA
- the dbpA gene encoding ATP-dependent RNA helicase DbpA — MHNLKLSEEIKRAINELGYTEATPVQKAVIPVALTGEDIVAKSQTGSGKTAAFAIPIAEQVEWEENKPQALIIVPTRELAMQVKTECTNIGRFKRIKAAAIYGQSPFAKQKLELSQKNHIVVGTPGRLLDHIEKGSLNVDKVAHLVLDEVDEMLSMGFIDQVEDILSRLPKQRQNLFFSATMPEEMQDLIKRYQDNPMVIEMASEKTNPIFHVEMQTDNKEKTLKDVLITENPDSAIIFCNTKNQVDELTDLLDVKASKIHGGLRQEDRFRAMDDFKSGKSRFLIATDLAGRGIDVDNVSLVINYDLPIEKENYVHRIGRTGRAGKSGKAISFVKTNENPLLRDIEEMLDVTIEKKRKPTVIEVKANEDAFRKKQQKRPTIKKARGEKLNKNIMKLYFNGGKKKKIRAVDFVGTISKLEGITAEDIGIITIEDHVSFVEILNGKGPAVLDMMRSRKVKGRRLKVNEARKR; from the coding sequence ATGCATAATTTAAAATTAAGTGAAGAAATCAAAAGAGCAATTAACGAACTAGGATATACAGAAGCAACGCCTGTTCAAAAAGCAGTAATTCCAGTTGCTTTAACAGGGGAAGATATCGTTGCTAAATCACAAACTGGTAGTGGCAAAACAGCAGCATTCGCTATTCCTATTGCTGAACAAGTCGAATGGGAAGAAAATAAACCGCAAGCGCTAATCATCGTTCCAACGCGAGAGCTTGCCATGCAAGTCAAAACAGAATGCACAAATATCGGGCGATTTAAACGTATCAAAGCAGCAGCAATATACGGACAATCACCATTTGCAAAACAAAAATTAGAACTAAGTCAAAAAAATCATATCGTCGTTGGGACGCCTGGACGCCTACTGGATCATATTGAAAAAGGATCTCTGAATGTCGATAAAGTAGCCCACTTAGTTTTAGATGAAGTAGACGAAATGTTAAGTATGGGCTTTATTGATCAAGTAGAAGATATTCTTAGCCGTTTACCAAAACAGCGCCAAAATCTATTTTTCTCTGCAACTATGCCAGAAGAAATGCAAGATTTAATCAAACGCTATCAAGACAATCCAATGGTTATCGAAATGGCATCAGAAAAAACAAATCCTATCTTCCACGTGGAGATGCAAACAGATAATAAAGAAAAAACGCTAAAAGATGTTTTAATTACGGAAAATCCGGATAGCGCGATTATTTTTTGCAACACGAAAAATCAAGTCGATGAACTCACTGATTTACTTGATGTAAAAGCTAGTAAAATTCATGGTGGCTTAAGACAAGAAGATCGTTTTCGGGCAATGGATGATTTCAAAAGTGGTAAATCGCGTTTCTTAATTGCGACAGATCTGGCAGGACGTGGAATTGATGTGGATAATGTCTCATTAGTTATTAACTATGATTTACCAATCGAAAAAGAAAATTATGTGCATCGTATCGGCCGTACTGGTCGCGCTGGCAAAAGCGGGAAAGCCATTAGCTTCGTGAAAACAAATGAAAATCCACTTTTGCGTGATATAGAAGAAATGCTCGACGTTACAATTGAAAAAAAACGTAAACCGACAGTAATCGAAGTGAAAGCAAACGAAGATGCTTTCCGCAAAAAACAACAAAAGCGACCAACTATCAAAAAAGCTCGTGGCGAAAAATTAAATAAAAACATCATGAAATTGTACTTTAACGGTGGAAAAAAGAAAAAAATTCGCGCAGTAGATTTTGTTGGAACTATTTCTAAATTAGAAGGAATTACGGCTGAAGATATTGGAATTATTACGATTGAAGACCATGTTTCTTTTGTTGAAA